The following proteins are co-located in the Malus sylvestris chromosome 13, drMalSylv7.2, whole genome shotgun sequence genome:
- the LOC126595070 gene encoding cytochrome P450 704B1, producing MEDQESNILFAFSSQDGLFMVLCMVLSWIFIHRWSQRNKKGPKTWPLVGAAIEQFTNYDRMHDWLVKYLSESNSVVVPMPFTTYTYIADPANVEHVLKTNFANYPKGEVYRSYMEVLLGDGIFNVDGGLWRKQRKTASFEFASKNLRDFSTVVFRDYSLKLHSILSRASFQGQQVDMQELLMRMTLDSICKVGFGVEIGTLAPNLPDNHFTKAFDTANIIVTLRFIDPLWRIKRYLNVGSEALLDKSIKTIDDFTYSVIRRRKAEIKETQQSSENNKMKHDLLSRFIELGKDSESDLTDKSLRDVVLNFVIAGRDTTATTLSWAIYMVMTHPHVAEKLYSELKTFEEDQAREEKVSLLPYDTENLELFNRRVAQFAGLLSYDSLGKLYYLHAVITETLRLYPAVPQDPKGILEDDVLPDGTKVKAGGMVTYVPYSMGRMEYNWGPDAASFKPERWLKEGFFQNASPFKFTAFQAGPRICLGKDSAYLQMKMALAILCRFYTFTLVPGHPVQYRMMTILSMAHGLKLTIARR from the exons ATGGAAGATCAAGAAAGTAACATTTTATTTGCTTTTTCTTCCCAAGATGGACTTTTCATGGTACTCTGCATGGTTTTGTCATGGATATTCATCCACAGATGGAGCCAGAGGAACAAAAAAGGCCCCAAAACATGGCCTCTCGTCGGAGCAGCGATCGAACAGTTCACCAACTACGACAGAATGCACGATTGGCTCGTCAAGTACCTCTCAGAGTCAAACTCCGTCGTCGTCCCAATGCCATTCACAACTTACACGTACATTGCAGATCCTGCAAATGTAGAACATGTCCTCAAGACCAACTTTGCAAACTACCCTAAG GGTGAAGTGTATCGTTCGTACATGGAAGTACTGCTCGGAGATGGGATCTTCAATGTGGATGGAGGTCTTTGGAGGAAACAGAGAAAGACTGCAAGCTTTGAATTTGCGTccaagaatttgagggattTCAGCACTGTGGTTTTCAGAGATTACAGCCTCAAGCTCCATTCGATTCTCAGCCGAGCGTCTTTTCAAGGCCAACAAGTCGATATGCAG GAACTGCTGATGAGGATGACTTTGGACTCCATCTGCAAGGTGGGATTCGGTGTGGAAATTGGAACTCTGGCTCCCAATCTGCCGGACAATCACTTTACCAAGGCCTTTGACACTGCAAACATCATCGTGACGCTTCGATTTATCGATCCGCTGTGgagaataaagagatatttgaatGTGGGTTCAGAAGCTTTACTTGACAAGAGCATTAAAACCATTGATGATTTTACATACTCTGTTATTCGAAGAAGGAAAGCAGAGATCAAAGAAACTCAGCAGAGTTCTGAAAACAACAAG ATGAAGCATGATTTACTGTCGAGATTCATCGAGTTAGGCAAAGACTCGGAAAGCGATTTAACCGACAAAAGCCTGAGAGACGTTGTTCTCAACTTTGTAATCGCCGGGCGGGACACAACAGCAACTACTCTCTCATGGGCCATATACATGGTAATGACTCACCCCCATGTAGCTGAGAAGCTCTATTCCGAGCTGAAAACTTTTGAAGAAGATCAAGCAAGAGAAGAGAAGGTTTCGTTGCTCCCGTATGACACAGAGAACCTTGAATTATTCAATCGAAGAGTTGCACAATTTGCAGGACTGCTGAGTTACGACTCGCTGGGGAAACTGTATTATTTGCATGCTGTTATTACAGAAACGCTTCGTCTGTACCCTGCAGTCCCTCAG GATCCTAAAGGCATCTTGGAGGATGATGTTCTACCAGATGGAACCAAAGTCAAAGCAGGAGGAATGGTGACTTATGTTCCCTACTCAATGGGTAGAATGGAGTACAATTGGGGACCTGATGCAGCTTCGTTTAAGCCCGAGAGATGGCTCAAAGAGGGTTTCTTCCAAAATGCATCGCCATTCAAGTTCACCGCATTTCAG GCAGGACCAAGAATTTGCCTAGGGAAGGACTCTGCATACCTCCAAATGAAGATGGCCCTGGCCATTCTGTGCAGATTTTACACCTTCACTTTGGTCCCCGGGCATCCAGTTCAATACCGGATGATGACAATTCTGTCAATGGCGCATGGCTTGAAGCTTACCATAGCCAGGCGCTAA
- the LOC126595071 gene encoding 2-hydroxy-palmitic acid dioxygenase mpo1-like, with translation MGKTGLFDLEKHFAFYGAYHGNPVNIAIHMLFVWPILFTSLLILYFTPSLLSFAVNDVVIPFNIGLLLTIIYSVFYICLDAKAGSLGALLCVICWVGSCFLGTLLGFSISWKVVLVTQIVCWTGQFIGHGAFEKRAPALLDNLAQAFIMAPFFVLLEALQMFFGYEPYPGFQAIVQAKIDAEISEWQEKKKKLIS, from the exons ATGGGGAAGACCGGCCTGTTCGATCTCGAAAAGCACTTTGCTTTCTACGGAGCTTACCACGGCAACCCAGTCAACATAGCGATTCACATGCTCTTCGTCTGGCCAATCCTTTTCACCTCTCTGCTCATCCTCTACTTCACGCCCTCGCTGCTCAGTTTTGCGGTTAACGACGTCGTTATTCCTTTCAACATCGGCTTGCTGTTGACTATAATCTATTCGGTGTTTTACATCTGTTTGGACGCAAAAGCTGGCTCCTTGGGTGCTCTGCTCTGTGTAATTTGCTGGGTTGGTAGTTGTTTCCTTGGGACCCTACTCGGATTTTCCATCTCTTGGAAG GTTGTTCTGGTGACTCAGATAGTGTGTTGGACTGGACAATTTATTGGCCATGGGGCCTTTGAG AAAAGGGCACCAGCTTTGTTGGACAATCTTGCACAGGCCTTTATAATGGCTCCCTTCTTTGTTCTGTTAGAG GCTCTGCAAATGTTCTTCGGCTACGAGCCCTACCCCGGGTTTCAAGCAATTGTTCAGGCAAAGATTGATGCTGAAATCAGTGAAtggcaagagaagaagaagaaactgatATCCTAA
- the LOC126595072 gene encoding photosynthetic NDH subunit of lumenal location 2, chloroplastic-like has product MGSFTNTTTSFLQFHIVTKPQNFRHKISLPVIRASLPGEEHDQENNATSRRKIVTTFLVTTMALGAHQHGVATPLGLAENWGVRSFIRERFFEPGLSPEDAVARIRQTAEGLHSMRDMLEAMAWRYVIFYIRLKSAYLSQDLKNAVNLVPEARRSEYAKTANELVDNMAELDYYVRTPKVYESYLYYEKTLKSIDDLVALLA; this is encoded by the exons ATGGGCAGCTTCACTAACACCACCACATCCTTCCTCCAATTCCACATCGTCACCAAACCCCAAAATTTCCGCCACAAAATCTCACTCCCCGTAATCAGAGCATCCCTTCCAGGAGAAGAGCACGACCAAGAAAATAATGCCACGAGTCGAAGAAAAATTGTGACAACATTTTTGGTCACTACAATGGCGCTTGGGGCACATCAACACGGGGTTGCCACCCCGCTTGGACTAGCCGAAAATTGGGGCGTTCGTTCGTTTATAAGGGAACGTTTTTTCGAGCCTGGACTTTCTCCCGAAGATGCAGTGGCTAGGATTAGGCAGACCGCCGAAGGGCTACATAGCATGAGGGACATGTTGGAGGCCATGGCTTGGAGGTACGTCATATTTTACATTCGTCTAAAGTCGGCCTATCTTTCGCAAGACTTGAAAAATGCTGTGAATTTGGTGCCGGAAGCTCGCCGGAGTGAGTATGCTAAGACGGCCAATGAGTTGGTGGATAACATGGCAGAG CTTGATTATTATGTTCGAACGCCGAAGGTATACGAATCGTACTTGTACTACGAGAAGACATTGAAATCGATCGATGATTTGGTTGCGCTACTGGCATAG
- the LOC126595073 gene encoding casparian strip membrane protein 1-like translates to MKAGGGPVVEATKASKPIPKIKLRKLLSVLDFTLRVVGTLASAIAMGTSGETLPFAARSVRFGARYKDLPRLTFFVITNSIVCVYLVLSLPVSIVHIIWTAAVNSRIILIISDTERNGMLKSLFSCCTAIVYLAHYGNPSTNWFAFCRQFNSFCGRISGSLIGSFVAITVLVLLIIMSSAAISRR, encoded by the exons atgaaggcgGGAGGAGGACCAGTTGTTGAGGCTACGAAAGCATCGAAACCGATCCCAAAAATCAAGCTGAGGAAATTGCTCTCCGTCCTAGACTTTACTCTTCGAGTCGTTGGAACATTAGCCAGTGCCATAGCTATGGGAACTAGCGGGGAAACACTTCCCTTCGCTGCGCGGTCAGTTCGCTTCGGGGCTCGGTACAAGGATCTTCCCAGGTTAAC GTTCTTTGTGATTACCAATTCTATCGTATGCGTCTACCTTGTGCTTTCCCTTCCTGTATCTATTGTCCATATCATCTGGACTGCAGCAGTAAACAGTAGGATCATCTTGATCATATCCGACACG GAGAGAAATGGCATGTTGAAATCACTTTTCTCCTGCTGTACAGCCATAGTGTACCTGGCGCACTACGGGAACCCCTCCACCAACTGGTTCGCATTCTGTCGGCAGTTCAACAGCTTCTGTGGGCGCATTTCCGGGTCTCTTATTGGCTCCTTCGTCGCCATAACTGTACTTGTACTGCTAATCATCATGTCATCCGCAGCAATTTCTCGACGTTGA